Proteins from a genomic interval of Zingiber officinale cultivar Zhangliang chromosome 2A, Zo_v1.1, whole genome shotgun sequence:
- the LOC122039773 gene encoding B3 domain-containing protein Os06g0107800-like — protein sequence MEEDGSSRELMFEKVVTPSDVGKLNRLVIPKQHAERHFPVPESSAGESTKGVLLSFEDACTGRAWRFRYSYWSSSQSYVITKGWSRFVKEKGLLAGDTVSFARSRQLFFIDCKRQKRSASYNCYLNDYNNYQPILRGFSFPFPPPLPPPPWSYFGLPPPSLPVAAQMQGVNSVGHFSEQVASAGCPKRVRLFGVNLDCVPESTTIKETPSRSPPGVSAMTNQDRKLSDLDLYL from the coding sequence ATGGAAGAAGACGGGAGCTCGAGGGAGTTGATGTTCGAGAAAGTGGTGACGCCGAGCGACGTCGGAAAGCTGAACCGGCTGGTGATCCCGAAGCAGCACGCGGAGAGGCACTTCCCGGTGCCGGAGTCGTCGGCCGGCGAGAGCACCAAGGGGGTGCTGCTGAGCTTCGAGGACGCGTGCACCGGTCGCGCCTGGCGGTTCCGCTACTCCTACTGGAGCAGCAGCCAGAGCTACGTCATCACCAAGGGGTGGAGCCGATTCGTCAAGGAGAAGGGGCTCCTTGCCGGCGACACCGTCTCGTTCGCGCGCAGCCGCCAGCTCTTCTTCATCGACTGCAAGCGCCAGAAGCGCAGTGCTAGCTACAATTGTTATCTCAATGATTACAATAATTACCAGCCGATCCTCCGAGGCTTCTCCTTCCCTTTCCCTCCGCCTCTCCCCCCGCCTCCGTGGAGCTACTTCGGGCTGCCGCCGCCATCACTCCCGGTGGCGGCGCAAATGCAGGGGGTGAATTCTGTCGGGCATTTTAGCGAACAGGTGGCGTCGGCCGGCTGCCCGAAGCGAGTCAGGCTCTTCGGAGTCAACTTGGACTGCGTCCCCGAGTCCACCACTATTAAAGAAACTCCATCGAGGTCGCCGCCGGGGGTGTCTGCCATGACGAACCAAGATCGAAAGCTCTCAGATTTGGATCTCTATTTATGA